In Pseudomonas sp. R76, one genomic interval encodes:
- the mdtD gene encoding multidrug transporter subunit MdtD, whose product MPNRAPLDAKTARWLPWVVAIAFFMQSLDGTILNTALPAMARDLAENPLRMQGVVIAYMLTVALLIPASGWVADRFGTKKIFFGAIMLFSIGSLLCALSSSLTMLVGARVIQGLGGALMLPVGRLVVLRAYPRSELVRIMGFITIPGLLGPLLGPTMGGWMVQYLTWHWIFLINLPVGMIGCWAVWKLIPDLRGSERTRFDSMGFVLFGAAMVLITIAMEGLGELHLPHLRVMLLLFGGLACLAAYWLRAGHIDNPLFSPVLFKTRTFAVGILGNLFARLGSGALPFLVPLLLQVALGYSPSEAGMSMLPLAAAAMFAKSIARTLIERLGYRVVLTGNTLFLGIMLASMGLVSEHTPYALLLCMLAILGAINSLQFTAMNTVTLIDLDDAQASSGNSLLSVVAQLSLSLGVACAGALLGGFTAETGNDGVESVLGAFQLTFLTVGIMAMLAAAIFLQLSPTDGKRVVSREHDIEH is encoded by the coding sequence ATGCCCAATCGCGCCCCACTCGATGCCAAGACCGCCCGCTGGCTCCCCTGGGTGGTGGCGATTGCCTTCTTCATGCAGTCGCTGGATGGGACGATTCTCAACACGGCACTGCCGGCCATGGCCCGGGACCTCGCGGAAAACCCGCTGCGCATGCAAGGGGTGGTGATCGCCTACATGCTCACCGTCGCCTTGCTGATCCCGGCCTCGGGCTGGGTGGCCGACCGCTTCGGCACCAAGAAAATCTTCTTTGGCGCGATCATGCTGTTCAGCATTGGCTCACTGTTGTGCGCCCTGTCGAGCAGCTTGACCATGCTGGTCGGCGCACGGGTGATCCAGGGCTTGGGCGGCGCGTTGATGCTGCCGGTCGGGCGACTCGTCGTGCTGCGCGCTTACCCGCGCTCCGAGCTGGTGCGGATCATGGGCTTCATTACCATCCCCGGCCTGCTCGGCCCGTTGCTCGGCCCGACCATGGGCGGCTGGATGGTGCAATACCTGACCTGGCACTGGATCTTCCTGATCAACCTGCCGGTGGGCATGATCGGTTGCTGGGCCGTGTGGAAACTCATCCCCGACCTGCGCGGCAGCGAGCGCACGCGGTTCGACAGCATGGGCTTTGTACTGTTTGGCGCGGCGATGGTGCTGATCACCATCGCCATGGAAGGCCTGGGCGAACTGCACCTGCCGCACCTGCGGGTGATGTTGCTGCTGTTCGGCGGGCTGGCGTGCCTGGCGGCATACTGGCTGCGCGCCGGACACATCGATAACCCGTTGTTCTCGCCGGTGCTGTTCAAGACCCGCACGTTTGCCGTGGGCATTCTCGGCAACCTGTTTGCGCGCCTGGGCAGCGGCGCCCTGCCGTTCCTGGTGCCGTTGCTGTTGCAGGTGGCGCTGGGCTACTCGCCCTCGGAAGCCGGCATGAGCATGTTGCCGCTGGCGGCGGCGGCGATGTTTGCCAAGTCCATCGCTCGCACCTTGATCGAGCGCCTTGGCTACCGCGTGGTGCTGACCGGCAATACCTTGTTCCTCGGCATCATGCTGGCCAGCATGGGCCTGGTCAGCGAGCACACGCCTTACGCACTGCTGCTGTGCATGCTGGCGATTCTGGGGGCGATCAACTCCCTGCAGTTCACCGCGATGAACACCGTCACCCTGATCGACCTCGACGACGCCCAGGCCAGCAGCGGCAACAGTTTGCTCTCGGTGGTGGCGCAATTGTCCCTGAGCCTGGGCGTGGCCTGTGCCGGTGCGCTGCTCGGCGGCTTTACCGCTGAAACCGGCAATGACGGTGTGGAAAGCGTCCTCGGCGCGTTCCAACTGACCTTCCTCACCGTGGGCATCATGGCCATGCTGGCGGCGGCGATCTTCCTGCAACTGTCGCCCACCGACGGCAAACGCGTGGTCAGCCGCGAGCATGACATCGAGCATTAA
- the dbpA gene encoding ATP-dependent RNA helicase DbpA, producing MLANLDSLGYVEMTQIQAQSLPVILKGLDLIAQAKTGSGKTAAFGIGLLNPINPRYFGCQALVMCPTRELADQVAKEIRRLARAEDNIKVLTLCGGVSLGPQIASLEHGAHVIVGTPGRIQQHLRKGSLVLDGLNTLILDEADRMLDMGFYDAIEDIISKTPPRRQTLLFSATYPVSIKQLASKFMRAPQQVKAEAFHSDDQIEQRFYEISPEERMDAVTKVLAHFRPASCVAFCFTKQQVQETVDHLTSKGISAVGLHGDLEQRDRDQVLAMFANRSTSVLVATDVAARGLDIDSLDMVINVELARDSEIHIHRVGRTGRAGETGIAISLVAPSEAHRAQAIEQLQKSPLNWDQLDNLKPQSGGPLLPQMSTLCIAAGRKDKVRPGDILGALTGEAGIPGAQVGKIAIFDFQAFVAVERGIAKQALQRLNDGKIKGRSLRVRIL from the coding sequence ATGCTGGCTAACCTCGACTCGCTGGGTTATGTCGAGATGACGCAGATCCAGGCGCAAAGCTTGCCGGTGATCCTCAAAGGGCTGGACCTGATTGCCCAGGCCAAGACCGGCAGCGGCAAAACCGCCGCCTTCGGCATCGGCCTGTTGAACCCGATCAACCCGCGTTACTTCGGCTGCCAGGCTTTGGTCATGTGCCCGACCCGTGAGCTGGCCGACCAGGTCGCCAAGGAAATCCGTCGCCTGGCGCGCGCCGAAGACAACATCAAGGTACTGACCCTGTGTGGCGGCGTGTCCCTCGGCCCGCAAATCGCCTCGCTGGAACACGGCGCCCACGTCATCGTCGGCACGCCGGGCCGCATCCAGCAGCACCTGCGCAAAGGCTCGCTGGTGCTGGACGGCTTGAACACGCTGATCCTCGACGAAGCCGACCGCATGCTCGACATGGGCTTCTACGACGCCATCGAAGACATCATCAGCAAGACCCCGCCGCGCCGCCAGACCCTGCTGTTCTCGGCCACCTACCCGGTGAGCATCAAGCAGTTGGCCTCCAAATTCATGCGCGCGCCGCAGCAAGTGAAGGCCGAAGCGTTCCACTCCGACGACCAGATCGAGCAGCGCTTCTACGAGATCTCGCCGGAAGAGCGCATGGACGCCGTGACCAAGGTGCTGGCGCACTTCCGCCCGGCCTCGTGCGTGGCGTTCTGCTTTACCAAGCAGCAAGTGCAGGAAACCGTGGATCACCTGACCTCCAAAGGCATTTCCGCCGTCGGCCTGCACGGCGATCTGGAACAGCGCGACCGTGACCAGGTGCTGGCGATGTTCGCCAACCGCAGCACTTCGGTGCTGGTCGCCACCGACGTGGCCGCCCGTGGCCTGGACATTGACTCGCTGGACATGGTGATCAACGTCGAACTGGCCCGCGACTCGGAAATCCACATCCACCGCGTAGGCCGTACCGGCCGCGCCGGTGAGACCGGCATCGCGATCAGCCTGGTGGCGCCGTCCGAAGCGCACCGCGCCCAGGCCATCGAGCAGTTGCAGAAATCGCCGCTGAACTGGGACCAGTTGGACAACCTCAAGCCGCAAAGCGGTGGCCCGCTGTTGCCGCAGATGAGCACGCTGTGCATCGCGGCCGGCCGTAAAGACAAGGTTCGCCCGGGCGACATCCTTGGCGCACTGACCGGTGAAGCCGGCATTCCGGGTGCCCAGGTTGGCAAGATCGCGATCTTTGATTTCCAGGCATTTGTGGCCGTGGAACGTGGCATCGCCAAGCAGGCGTTGCAGCGTTTGAATGACGGCAAGATCAAAGGCCGTTCGTTGCGCGTGCGGATCCTGTAA
- a CDS encoding NAD(P)/FAD-dependent oxidoreductase — translation MRSTEVVIIGAGAAGLMCALTAAGRGREVMLIDHANKAGKKILMSGGGRCNFTNMYTEPANFLSHNAHFCKSALARYTQWDFIGLVAKHGVPYHEKKLGQLFCDNKSSDILGMLLDECIQVGVSMHLDTSVQEIAKLDAGYQLQTTLGELRCESLVIATGGLSIPTLGATGFGYQVAKQFGHELLPTRAGLVPFTITDQLKDLCGELSGTSVDCLVSCNGQSFRENILFTHRGLSGPAILQISSYWETGDTVEINLLPDHDAHTWLQQQQVERPNSELKTLLGEIFTKKMANLLAETWFVSKPMKQYTHAEIADIAQKLGSWQLVPAGTEGYRTAEVTLGGVDTREVSSKTMESLKSPGLYFIGEVLDVTGHLGGFNFQWAWASGYAAAQYA, via the coding sequence TTGCGCTCGACCGAAGTTGTGATCATTGGCGCCGGCGCCGCAGGCTTGATGTGCGCGCTGACCGCCGCCGGGCGTGGGCGCGAGGTGATGTTGATCGACCACGCGAACAAGGCCGGCAAGAAGATCCTGATGTCCGGTGGTGGCCGCTGCAATTTCACCAATATGTACACCGAGCCGGCCAACTTCCTCTCGCACAACGCGCACTTCTGCAAGTCCGCCCTGGCCCGCTATACCCAGTGGGATTTCATCGGGCTGGTGGCCAAGCATGGCGTGCCGTACCACGAGAAGAAACTCGGCCAGCTGTTCTGCGATAACAAGTCCAGCGACATCCTCGGCATGCTGCTCGATGAGTGCATTCAGGTCGGCGTAAGCATGCACCTGGACACGTCGGTCCAGGAGATTGCCAAGCTGGACGCCGGTTATCAGTTGCAAACCACCTTGGGTGAGCTGCGCTGCGAATCCCTGGTGATCGCCACCGGCGGCCTGTCGATCCCGACCTTGGGCGCCACCGGCTTCGGTTACCAAGTGGCCAAGCAGTTTGGCCATGAACTGCTGCCAACCCGCGCAGGATTAGTGCCATTCACCATCACCGACCAGCTCAAGGACTTGTGCGGCGAGTTGTCGGGCACCTCGGTGGATTGCCTGGTCAGCTGCAACGGCCAGAGCTTTCGCGAGAACATCCTGTTTACCCACCGTGGCCTCAGTGGGCCGGCGATCTTGCAGATTTCCTCGTACTGGGAAACCGGCGACACCGTAGAAATCAACCTGCTGCCCGACCACGACGCCCACACCTGGCTGCAACAGCAACAGGTCGAGCGCCCCAACAGCGAGCTGAAAACCCTGCTGGGTGAGATCTTCACCAAGAAGATGGCCAACCTGCTGGCGGAAACCTGGTTTGTGTCCAAGCCGATGAAGCAGTACACCCACGCTGAAATCGCCGACATCGCGCAGAAACTGGGCAGCTGGCAACTGGTGCCCGCAGGCACTGAAGGCTATCGCACGGCTGAGGTGACGTTGGGGGGTGTGGATACGCGCGAAGTCTCGTCCAAGACCATGGAATCGCTGAAAAGCCCAGGCTTGTACTTCATCGGTGAAGTGCTGGATGTGACCGGTCACTTGGGCGGTTTCAACTTCCAGTGGGCCTGGGCCTCGGGCTACGCGGCAGCGCAATACGCCTGA
- the yccS gene encoding YccS family putative transporter, producing the protein MSSTSFKQSMRRLWALDKFSYSVRVFIALTGSMALCWYQDEMTLLIPLFLGIIASALAETDDSWQGRLNALAVTLVCFSVAALSVELLFPYPWIFAIALALASFCLTMLGALGERYGAIASATLILSVYTMIGVDQRGGAVSDFWHEPLLLVAGAAWYGVLSVLWQALFSNQPVQQSLARLFRELGRYLKLKSSLFEPIRQLDVEARRLELAQQNGRVVAALNAAKEIILHRVGNGRPGSKVSRYLKLYFLAQDIHERASSSHYPYNALAEAFFHSDVLFRCQRLLRQQGKACQALGESIQLRQPFIYDDSFAEALGDLNASLEHLRIQSNPAWRGLLRSLRALAANLSTLDRLLGDASNPDSLADATDSNLLDRAPRNLKEMWTRLRTQLTPTSLLFRHALRLALALTIGYGTLHAIHASQGYWIILTTLFVCQPNYGATRRKLGQRIIGTAIGLTVAWALFDLFPSPLVQSLFAIAAGLVFFINRTTRYTLATAAITLMVLFCFNQVGDGYGLFLPRLFDTLIGSLIAGLAVFLFLPDWQGRRLNKVLANTLTCNSIYLRQIMQQYAAGKSDDLAYRLARRNAHNADAALSTTLANMLMEPGHFRKEADVGFRFLVLSHTLLSYLSGLGAHRETQLPAEVREHLIDGAGNSLAASIDEIATGLANKEPIAIQSDAEEELAADLEQMPDEIDEGQRLVQTQLALICRQLGPLRTLAAHLIKDTRAA; encoded by the coding sequence ATGTCATCGACCTCGTTCAAGCAGTCCATGCGGCGCCTGTGGGCGCTGGATAAATTCAGTTACAGCGTACGGGTATTCATCGCCCTCACCGGCAGCATGGCGCTGTGCTGGTATCAGGATGAAATGACGCTGCTGATCCCGCTGTTCCTGGGGATTATCGCCAGCGCCCTGGCCGAGACCGACGACAGTTGGCAAGGCCGCCTCAACGCCCTGGCGGTGACGCTGGTGTGTTTCAGCGTCGCCGCGCTGTCGGTGGAGCTGCTGTTTCCCTACCCGTGGATTTTCGCGATTGCCCTGGCCCTGGCCAGTTTCTGCCTGACCATGCTCGGCGCCTTGGGCGAACGTTATGGCGCGATTGCTTCGGCGACGCTGATTCTGTCGGTCTACACCATGATCGGCGTGGACCAGCGCGGTGGCGCCGTCTCTGATTTCTGGCACGAACCGCTGCTGCTGGTGGCCGGCGCCGCCTGGTATGGCGTGCTTTCGGTGCTGTGGCAGGCCTTGTTTTCCAACCAGCCGGTGCAGCAGAGCCTGGCGCGGTTGTTTCGCGAATTGGGGCGCTACCTCAAGCTCAAATCATCCTTGTTCGAACCCATCCGCCAGCTGGATGTAGAAGCGCGCCGCCTGGAATTGGCCCAGCAAAACGGGCGGGTCGTGGCGGCGCTGAATGCGGCGAAGGAGATCATCCTGCACCGCGTGGGCAATGGTCGGCCGGGCTCGAAAGTCAGCCGCTACCTGAAGCTGTACTTCCTGGCCCAGGACATCCACGAGCGCGCCAGCTCGTCCCACTACCCGTATAACGCGCTGGCCGAAGCCTTCTTCCACAGCGACGTGCTGTTCCGCTGCCAGCGCCTACTGCGCCAGCAAGGCAAAGCCTGCCAGGCGCTGGGGGAATCGATCCAACTGCGCCAGCCGTTCATTTATGACGACAGCTTCGCCGAAGCCCTCGGCGACCTGAATGCCTCCCTGGAACACCTGCGCATCCAGAGCAACCCCGCGTGGCGTGGCCTGCTGCGCTCGTTGCGCGCCCTGGCAGCCAACCTGTCCACGCTCGACCGCCTGCTGGGCGACGCCAGCAACCCAGACTCACTCGCCGACGCCACCGACAGCAACCTGCTCGACCGCGCGCCGCGCAACCTCAAGGAAATGTGGACGCGCCTGCGCACGCAGCTGACGCCGACGTCGCTGCTGTTTCGCCACGCCTTGCGCCTGGCCCTGGCGCTGACCATCGGCTACGGCACCCTGCATGCGATTCACGCCTCCCAGGGCTACTGGATCATTCTCACCACCCTGTTCGTCTGCCAGCCCAACTACGGCGCCACCCGGCGCAAGCTCGGCCAGCGGATTATCGGCACCGCCATCGGCCTGACCGTGGCCTGGGCGCTGTTCGACCTGTTCCCCAGCCCGCTGGTGCAATCGCTGTTCGCCATCGCCGCCGGCCTGGTGTTCTTTATCAACCGCACCACGCGCTACACCCTGGCCACGGCGGCGATCACCTTGATGGTGCTGTTCTGCTTCAACCAAGTGGGCGATGGCTACGGGCTGTTCCTGCCACGGCTGTTCGATACGCTGATTGGCAGCCTGATCGCGGGCCTGGCGGTGTTCCTGTTCCTGCCGGACTGGCAAGGCCGTCGCTTGAACAAAGTGCTGGCCAACACCCTGACCTGCAACAGCATCTACCTGCGCCAGATCATGCAGCAATACGCTGCGGGCAAGAGCGACGACCTGGCTTACCGCCTGGCCCGACGCAATGCGCACAACGCCGATGCGGCGCTGTCCACCACGCTGGCGAACATGCTGATGGAGCCTGGGCACTTTCGCAAAGAAGCCGATGTGGGCTTCCGCTTTTTGGTGCTGTCGCACACCTTGCTCAGCTACCTGTCAGGGCTGGGCGCGCACCGGGAAACCCAGTTACCCGCCGAAGTGCGTGAGCACTTGATCGACGGCGCCGGTAACAGCCTGGCGGCGAGCATCGACGAAATCGCTACAGGGTTGGCCAACAAGGAGCCGATCGCGATTCAGAGCGATGCCGAAGAAGAGTTGGCCGCGGACCTGGAGCAGATGCCGGATGAGATCGATGAAGGCCAGCGGTTGGTGCAGACGCAGCTGGCGTTGATTTGTCGGCAGTTGGGGCCGTTGCGCACGTTGGCGGCGCACCTGATCAAAGATACTCGCGCGGCTTAA
- a CDS encoding substrate-binding periplasmic protein has product MPRFSRAVALIGVLLLAQPAVAQRLRLVADAWPPFTDSTLINGGLATDIVSTALARAGYASDFEQVPWARALMGVGDGRYDVLVNAWYDDARTQLGQFSAEYLLNRVRFIKRRDDPMDYQNLEQLHDQSIAVVRGYAYSAAFDQDAQLQKVPVHNFAMAVRMLAAQRVRLTLEDEYVARYYLARESPRVRNAVEFLPKPLSENSLHILVSLKNPEHEQIVASFDREIAKMKVDGSYARLMKAHGM; this is encoded by the coding sequence ATGCCGCGATTTTCTCGTGCCGTTGCTTTGATAGGAGTGTTGTTGCTGGCCCAGCCTGCGGTCGCACAACGTCTGCGCCTGGTCGCGGATGCCTGGCCACCGTTTACCGATTCCACCTTGATCAACGGCGGGTTGGCGACTGATATTGTCAGCACGGCCTTGGCCCGCGCCGGCTACGCCAGTGATTTCGAACAGGTGCCTTGGGCGCGGGCGTTGATGGGCGTGGGCGATGGCCGGTATGACGTGCTGGTCAATGCCTGGTACGACGATGCGCGTACGCAACTGGGGCAGTTTTCCGCTGAGTACCTGCTGAACCGCGTGCGCTTTATCAAGCGCCGCGACGACCCCATGGATTATCAAAATCTCGAACAATTGCATGATCAGTCCATCGCAGTAGTGCGCGGCTATGCCTATTCGGCGGCCTTCGACCAGGATGCGCAGTTGCAGAAAGTGCCTGTGCATAACTTCGCCATGGCCGTGCGCATGCTCGCGGCGCAGCGGGTAAGGCTGACGTTGGAAGATGAATATGTCGCCCGCTATTACCTGGCGCGTGAGTCGCCGCGGGTGCGCAATGCGGTGGAGTTTTTACCCAAGCCGTTGAGTGAAAACAGCCTGCATATTCTGGTCAGCCTGAAGAACCCTGAGCATGAGCAGATCGTCGCCAGTTTTGATCGGGAGATTGCCAAGATGAAGGTCGATGGCAGTTATGCGCGGTTGATGAAGGCGCATGGGATGTGA
- a CDS encoding GNAT family N-acetyltransferase translates to MTVDWVCKHHDDLGKEQLYAILRLRSEVFVVEQQCIYPDLDGQDLSGDTHHLMAWNDDALVAYLRLLDPESQGGDVVIGRVIVAPVARGTGLGHLMMEEALKRIEDIWPETPIFLSAQAHLQGYYGRYGFVVEGEEYLEDDIPHIGMRRQ, encoded by the coding sequence ATGACGGTTGATTGGGTCTGCAAACACCACGATGACTTGGGCAAGGAGCAGCTGTACGCCATTTTGCGCCTGCGCAGCGAGGTCTTTGTCGTTGAACAGCAGTGCATTTATCCTGACCTCGACGGGCAGGACCTGTCGGGTGATACCCACCACCTGATGGCCTGGAACGATGACGCGTTGGTGGCTTACCTGCGTCTGCTGGACCCCGAGTCCCAGGGCGGTGATGTGGTGATCGGCCGCGTGATTGTCGCGCCCGTGGCACGCGGCACCGGGCTTGGCCATCTGATGATGGAAGAAGCCCTCAAGCGCATTGAAGATATCTGGCCTGAAACGCCGATTTTTCTGTCAGCCCAGGCGCATTTGCAGGGCTATTACGGGCGGTATGGGTTTGTGGTGGAGGGTGAGGAATACCTGGAGGATGATATTCCGCATATTGGTATGCGGCGTCAGTGA
- a CDS encoding winged helix-turn-helix domain-containing protein, with protein MDVSKTKSSFYRRLYVAYLIDSGQASSVPALTDATGMPRRTAQDTIAALADLDIVCEFEQEDGARNHAGHYRIRSWGAIDRGWIEANLAGIKQVLGYP; from the coding sequence ATGGACGTGAGCAAGACCAAAAGCAGTTTCTACCGCCGCCTGTACGTGGCGTATTTGATCGACAGCGGGCAGGCCAGCAGCGTCCCGGCGCTGACCGACGCCACCGGCATGCCCCGGCGCACGGCGCAGGACACGATTGCGGCGCTGGCCGACCTGGATATCGTGTGTGAGTTCGAGCAGGAAGATGGCGCGCGCAACCATGCGGGGCACTATCGGATTCGGAGTTGGGGGGCGATTGATCGCGGGTGGATCGAGGCTAATCTGGCGGGGATCAAGCAGGTGTTGGGTTATCCCTGA
- a CDS encoding M48 metallopeptidase family protein has product MTALKYLQAYPAALQEQVRQLIAKDQLGAYLEQRYPERHAVQSDKALYSYALALKQEHLRNAPAIDKVLFDNRLDLTHRALGLHTTISRVQGGNLKSKKEIRIAALFKEAAPEFLRMIVVHELAHFKESDHNKAFYKLCEYMMPGYHQVEFDLRVYLTYRDLQGKP; this is encoded by the coding sequence ATGACCGCGCTGAAATACCTCCAGGCTTACCCCGCAGCGCTCCAGGAGCAAGTACGCCAACTGATCGCCAAGGACCAGTTGGGTGCCTACCTGGAGCAGCGTTACCCCGAGCGCCATGCAGTGCAGAGTGACAAGGCGCTGTACAGCTACGCCCTGGCCTTGAAACAGGAACATCTGCGCAACGCGCCGGCCATCGACAAAGTGCTGTTCGACAACCGCCTCGACCTGACCCATCGCGCCTTGGGCCTGCACACCACGATTTCACGGGTGCAGGGCGGTAATCTCAAATCCAAGAAAGAGATTCGCATTGCCGCGCTGTTCAAAGAGGCGGCGCCGGAATTTCTGCGCATGATCGTGGTGCACGAGCTGGCGCACTTCAAGGAATCGGACCACAACAAGGCGTTCTACAAACTCTGTGAATACATGATGCCGGGCTACCATCAGGTGGAATTCGACCTGCGGGTGTACCTCACGTATCGCGATTTGCAGGGCAAGCCCTAA
- a CDS encoding putative bifunctional diguanylate cyclase/phosphodiesterase, with the protein MDCAPHHGDGSSVLLVVDDYPENLISMRALLQREDWHVMTAASGLEALELLLAHDVDLVLLDVRMPGMDGFEVARLMRGSQRTRMTPIIFLSAHAQSAASVLEGYASGAIDYLFKPFDPHILKPKVQALLEHQRNRRALQRLSHDLESARAFNASILDNAAEGILVVGEGSVIQYANPAISRLLNATMAELQGESFLSFLQKPHVPTWLGFPMYEAYRKGETWRQHDAILRTSRGQQVPVALSCAPLPAEQNAMVVTVLDMSEVRHLHQQLEFQAVTDPLTGLLNRRGFHQAVENTLLRSERNELSLVLLYLDLDGFKRVNDSLGHDAGDRVLRWVSEQMQACLRSYDILGRMGGDEFTALLELEFPEQAAKISEKLIERVSVCQQVDGLDVMLGVSIGIATFPDCGSDLNGLLRAADIAMYEAKRAGRQQYRYYDQEMNGRARSRLMLEDSVRTAIQNKDFTLVYQPQVSLEDGRLRGVEALLRWQHPSVGDVPPGLFLPLLEEARLISQLSAWIYQQVAAQRQAWQTTFDDALVLSVSLSSSQFNMPNLAGQLQQVLERHGLQGRQLEVEISEDSLMSNLEETNKQLKLLRQLGVRIALDDFGLGQCSLAHLRDLEFDTLKLDPQLVARLPGSVRDAAMACSIIQLCGHFDVLVVAEGVETLEQAQWLKANGCSFVQGAWAAQPLVAAEVADWSHPRLL; encoded by the coding sequence ATGGATTGCGCTCCACACCACGGCGATGGCAGTTCGGTTCTTCTGGTGGTCGACGACTACCCGGAAAACCTCATCAGCATGCGCGCCCTTTTACAGCGCGAAGACTGGCATGTGATGACCGCAGCGTCCGGGCTGGAGGCCTTGGAATTGCTGTTGGCGCACGATGTCGACCTGGTCTTGCTGGATGTGCGCATGCCCGGCATGGACGGCTTTGAGGTCGCGCGCCTGATGCGTGGCAGCCAACGCACGCGCATGACGCCGATTATTTTCCTGAGTGCCCACGCCCAATCGGCCGCCTCCGTGCTGGAAGGCTACGCCAGCGGCGCCATTGATTACCTGTTCAAACCCTTTGACCCGCACATTCTCAAGCCCAAGGTGCAGGCGCTGCTGGAGCACCAGCGCAATCGCCGGGCCTTGCAGCGCCTGAGCCATGACCTGGAGTCCGCACGCGCCTTTAACGCCTCAATACTCGACAACGCCGCCGAGGGCATCCTGGTGGTGGGTGAGGGCAGTGTGATCCAGTACGCCAACCCGGCCATTTCGCGGCTGCTGAATGCGACGATGGCCGAGTTGCAGGGCGAGAGTTTCCTGAGTTTCCTGCAAAAGCCCCATGTGCCCACCTGGTTGGGCTTCCCGATGTACGAGGCGTATCGCAAAGGCGAGACGTGGCGCCAGCACGACGCGATTTTGCGCACCAGTCGCGGCCAGCAGGTGCCGGTGGCCTTGTCCTGCGCGCCGTTGCCCGCCGAGCAGAACGCCATGGTGGTGACGGTGCTGGACATGTCCGAGGTGCGCCACCTGCATCAGCAACTCGAGTTCCAGGCGGTGACCGACCCGCTGACCGGGCTGTTGAACCGGCGTGGCTTCCACCAGGCGGTGGAGAACACGTTATTGCGCAGCGAACGTAACGAGCTGTCGCTGGTGCTGCTGTACCTGGACCTCGACGGCTTCAAGCGGGTCAACGACTCGTTGGGCCACGACGCCGGGGACCGCGTGTTGCGCTGGGTCTCGGAGCAAATGCAGGCGTGTTTGCGCTCCTACGACATTCTTGGGCGCATGGGCGGTGACGAATTCACCGCCTTACTGGAGCTGGAGTTCCCGGAACAGGCGGCCAAGATTTCGGAAAAACTGATCGAACGCGTGTCCGTGTGCCAGCAGGTCGACGGTTTGGATGTGATGCTCGGTGTCAGCATTGGCATAGCGACCTTCCCCGACTGCGGCTCGGACCTGAACGGCCTGCTGCGCGCAGCCGACATCGCCATGTACGAAGCCAAGCGCGCCGGGCGTCAGCAATATCGCTATTACGATCAGGAAATGAACGGCCGCGCCCGCTCACGGCTGATGCTCGAAGACAGCGTGCGCACCGCGATTCAAAACAAGGATTTCACCCTGGTGTACCAGCCCCAGGTGTCGCTGGAGGACGGGCGGTTACGCGGCGTCGAAGCATTGCTGCGCTGGCAGCACCCGAGTGTCGGCGATGTGCCGCCGGGCTTGTTTTTACCGTTGCTGGAAGAGGCGCGGCTGATCAGCCAGTTGAGCGCCTGGATCTATCAGCAGGTCGCCGCCCAGCGCCAGGCCTGGCAAACCACTTTCGATGACGCACTGGTGTTGAGCGTGAGCTTGAGCAGCAGCCAGTTCAATATGCCCAACCTGGCCGGCCAACTGCAGCAGGTACTTGAGCGACATGGTTTGCAGGGGCGGCAGTTGGAGGTGGAAATCAGTGAAGACAGCCTGATGAGTAACCTTGAGGAAACCAACAAGCAGCTCAAATTATTGCGTCAGCTCGGGGTGCGTATTGCTTTGGATGACTTCGGTCTCGGCCAGTGTTCCCTGGCCCACTTGCGTGACCTGGAGTTCGACACGCTCAAGCTCGACCCGCAATTGGTGGCGCGCCTGCCGGGTTCGGTGCGGGACGCTGCGATGGCGTGCAGCATCATCCAGCTGTGCGGGCATTTTGATGTGCTGGTGGTCGCCGAGGGCGTGGAAACCCTCGAGCAGGCCCAGTGGCTCAAGGCCAATGGGTGCTCATTTGTCCAGGGCGCATGGGCGGCGCAGCCCTTGGTGGCCGCGGAAGTGGCCGACTGGTCCCACCCGCGGTTGCTTTGA